One part of the Entelurus aequoreus isolate RoL-2023_Sb linkage group LG05, RoL_Eaeq_v1.1, whole genome shotgun sequence genome encodes these proteins:
- the hrh2b gene encoding histamine receptor H2b, with protein sequence MISTALHWLVLVSFIILTIGGNVLVCLAVGLSRRLWRIANCFVVSLAVTDLLMGLLVLPFSATLELRGGKWPLGGTMCNIYISLDVMLCAASILSLLAISVDRYLAISAPLSYLSRITAPRVTVALVAIWALSLAVSFVSIHLGWNTADYRVQHLDWHASEEDKEGRYCQFEWNNNYIIFYVLCSFYLPMLIICGMYLCIFRVARQQVQRIRAATPSFARTASTAAIAREHKATITLAAVLGAFVICWFPYFTFFTCTGIKEHMNPPTTLHSVLLWLGYFNSLLNPILYPALNRDFRKAYAELLFYKGSSRRKLRVYKRSTLSNGQRLSQVSAEHKDTVKETEMNNLNMQNH encoded by the exons ATGATTTCCACAGCCCTCCACTGGTTAGTTTTGGTGTCTTTCATAATCCTGACCATCGGCGGGAACGTGCTGGTGTGTTTGGCCGTGGGCCTCAGCCGTCGACTGTGGCGCATCGCTAATTGTTTTGTGGTGTCGCTGGCGGTGACGGATCTGCTGATGGGCCTGCTGGTGCTGCCCTTCTCGGCTACGCTGGAGCTACGTGGCGGGAAGTGGCCGCTCGGAGGCACCATGTGTAACATCTACATTTCCCTGGATGTCATGCTGTGCGCCGCTTCCATCTTGAGCCTGTTGGCAATCAGCGTCGATCGATACCTGGCCATCTCAGCACCCCTCAGCTACTTGTCCAGAATCACCGCCCCGAGAGTGACGGTGGCCCTTGTCGCCATCTGGGCCTTGTCGCTGGCGGTGTCATTTGTGTCCATCCACCTGGGCTGGAACACGGCAGACTACAGAGTGCAGCACCTGGACTGGCATGCCAGCGAAGAGGACAAAGAGGGACGTTACTGCCAGTTTGAATGGAATAACAATTACATCATTTTTTATGTCCTGTGCTCATTTTATTTGCCAATGCTGATTATTTGTGGGATGTACCTTTGCATATTCAGAGTGGCACGACAACAG GTGCAACGAATACGTGCCGCCACGCCGTCATTCGCCCGCACGGCGTCAACCGCAGCCATAGCCAGAGAGCACAAAGCTACCATAACGCTCGCCGCTGTGCTTGGAGCTTTCGTCATCTGCTGGTTCCCGTACTTCACCTTCTTTACCTGCACAGGCATCAAGGAACACATGAACCCCCCGACCACGCTTCACTCTGTTCTCCTGTGGCTAGGCTACTTCAACTCGCTCCTGAATCCCATCCTCTACCCCGCCTTGAATAGGGACTTTCGTAAGGCCTATGCAGAGCTGCTTTTCTACAAGGGATCGTCACGCAGAAAACTGCGAGTGTACAAAAGATCAACCCTCTCTAATGGACAACGACTTTCTCAAGTGTCTGCGGAGCACAAAGACACAGTTAAGGAGACTGAGATGAACAATTTAAATATGCAAAATCACTAA